The following are encoded in a window of Bradyrhizobium sp. WBOS07 genomic DNA:
- a CDS encoding zinc-binding dehydrogenase, with product MNVSPRPNSIMQAAVFHGNDRITIERVAMPDVGAGEVLVRVSRTALCGSDFKLWHKGAEFTAGHEIFGVVEQPGHRLHGRRCAVYIPLHCGHCAACKRGDTQMCLEVSSLIGWNRPGGYAEYVPVPENCLLPVPDDIEDSLAPLLLDTIGTSGHAVRFVSRVVPPGEAGPVLVMGAGPVGLGVVLALRALGYDDVHVADPNAARLEIAQSFGATAHPVGDTSRRFALIMECSGAHAARNLGIELVLPRGALVLVGENAAPWTIEEGKVFRRKDFYMIRTFYFPVSDFEPNVELLRKYKDEYRVLVDGEFGLTALPENFARFAKGELIKPVLALD from the coding sequence ATGAATGTATCGCCCCGTCCCAATTCGATCATGCAGGCCGCGGTCTTCCACGGCAACGATCGCATCACCATCGAGCGCGTGGCGATGCCCGATGTCGGCGCGGGCGAGGTGCTCGTGCGCGTCTCGCGCACCGCGCTGTGCGGCTCGGACTTCAAGCTCTGGCACAAGGGCGCCGAGTTCACCGCAGGCCATGAGATCTTCGGCGTGGTCGAGCAGCCCGGTCACAGGCTGCACGGCCGCCGCTGCGCCGTCTACATTCCCCTGCACTGCGGCCATTGCGCCGCCTGCAAACGCGGCGACACCCAGATGTGCCTGGAAGTGTCCAGCCTGATCGGCTGGAACAGGCCGGGCGGCTATGCCGAATACGTGCCCGTGCCGGAGAATTGCCTGCTGCCGGTGCCTGATGATATCGAGGACAGCCTCGCGCCATTGCTGCTCGACACCATCGGCACGTCGGGGCACGCCGTGCGCTTCGTCAGCCGCGTCGTGCCGCCAGGCGAAGCTGGACCCGTTCTCGTGATGGGAGCAGGGCCCGTCGGCCTCGGCGTCGTGCTGGCGCTCCGTGCACTCGGCTACGACGACGTCCATGTCGCCGACCCCAATGCAGCGCGCCTAGAGATCGCGCAATCCTTCGGTGCGACGGCGCACCCGGTCGGCGATACCTCGAGGCGCTTTGCGCTCATCATGGAATGCTCCGGCGCGCATGCGGCGCGCAACCTCGGCATCGAGCTGGTCCTGCCGCGCGGGGCCTTGGTGCTGGTCGGCGAGAATGCAGCGCCCTGGACCATCGAGGAGGGCAAGGTGTTCCGTCGCAAGGATTTCTACATGATCCGCACCTTCTATTTCCCGGTCTCGGACTTCGAGCCGAATGTCGAGCTGCTGCGCAAGTACAAGGACGAATACCGCGTCCTGGTCGACGGCGAGTTTGGTCTCACGGCGCTCCCCGAAAATTTCGCCCGCTTCGCCAAGGGTGAGCTGATCAAGCCCGTGCTGGCGCTGGACTGA
- a CDS encoding ABC transporter permease subunit: protein MTSASIGLQADRPANLDLVRRLKDPALLLLPALAFLAFIYLLPLIDLIRISVSGPSWTSYFERVFAIPLYWDSLVRTMQISVTVACLCLLFGYPTALLIHRSRGITQALIATAIVLPYFIAILIRTYAWMVLLGRNGPVNKMLVSIGILSEPVQLLFNRGTVLLGMTAVLLPLMVLTIYSSVARLDQSLTRAALASGAGPIAAFWRVMLPLTLPGMGAGFLLVFVAAIGFFITPTLLGGPGDQMFAMHITQQADSVTSEGFLQALGVVLLTITLAVVAVAGRFLGFEFIWGGRKLTEATPTTTNRRAAGVSRRSLGASAADAIGWPLLRLFGRLPASFGTWTVRLMGGLVIAILILPIIVVMIISFSSASYLTFPPPGFSFRWYEQFFSDSNWMRAFWTSLVVATMSAGIAIVLGASAALGIVRSSIRGKSTIMLLLVSPIIVPPVVLGLSLYSLFLRFDLVGSVFGLAAAHAIGGLPLVVVILSASLQGVDTRLEQAAAVHGASSLTVFRLVTLPAIMPGLAAATFFAFLHSFDELVLTLFLSSAELKTLPLMLWGDVNYRLNPVLAVVSTLEVLLVIAGLALARPVLATSRKAT from the coding sequence ATGACCTCGGCATCGATCGGCCTCCAGGCAGACCGTCCCGCGAATCTCGATCTCGTCAGGAGGTTGAAGGATCCGGCGCTGCTGCTCCTGCCTGCGCTCGCGTTTCTGGCCTTCATCTACCTCCTGCCCCTGATCGATCTCATCCGTATCAGCGTGAGCGGGCCATCTTGGACGTCCTACTTCGAGCGAGTATTCGCGATACCGCTCTATTGGGATTCGCTCGTCCGCACGATGCAGATCTCGGTCACCGTTGCGTGCCTGTGCCTGCTGTTCGGATATCCGACGGCGCTGCTCATTCACCGCAGCCGTGGCATTACCCAGGCCCTGATCGCGACCGCGATCGTGCTACCCTATTTCATCGCCATCCTGATCCGGACCTACGCCTGGATGGTCCTGCTCGGACGCAACGGGCCGGTCAACAAGATGCTGGTTTCGATCGGCATTTTGAGCGAGCCCGTGCAGCTGCTGTTCAATCGCGGCACGGTGCTTCTCGGCATGACCGCCGTGCTTCTGCCGCTGATGGTGCTGACGATCTATTCCAGCGTGGCGCGGCTTGATCAAAGCCTGACCCGCGCGGCGCTGGCCAGCGGTGCCGGGCCCATTGCGGCGTTCTGGCGCGTGATGCTGCCACTGACCTTGCCCGGCATGGGCGCCGGCTTCCTGCTCGTCTTCGTCGCCGCGATCGGATTCTTCATTACGCCGACCCTGCTCGGCGGACCCGGCGACCAGATGTTTGCCATGCATATCACCCAACAGGCGGACTCGGTCACCTCGGAGGGATTCCTGCAGGCCCTGGGCGTGGTGCTGTTGACGATCACATTGGCCGTGGTCGCGGTGGCCGGACGCTTTCTCGGATTCGAATTCATCTGGGGCGGCCGCAAGCTGACCGAAGCGACACCGACAACGACTAACCGCCGCGCCGCCGGTGTCAGCCGCCGCAGTCTCGGCGCCTCAGCTGCCGACGCGATCGGTTGGCCGCTTCTGAGACTGTTCGGGCGGCTGCCGGCGAGCTTCGGGACCTGGACGGTTCGCCTCATGGGCGGACTGGTCATTGCCATTCTCATCCTGCCGATCATCGTGGTGATGATCATTTCCTTCAGCAGCGCAAGCTATCTGACCTTCCCGCCGCCGGGCTTCTCGTTTCGCTGGTACGAGCAGTTCTTTTCCGATTCGAACTGGATGCGGGCATTCTGGACGTCCCTGGTGGTCGCGACGATGTCGGCGGGAATCGCGATCGTGCTAGGCGCGTCGGCCGCCCTCGGCATCGTCAGGAGCAGCATTCGCGGCAAATCCACCATCATGCTGCTGCTCGTAAGTCCGATCATCGTGCCTCCGGTCGTGCTCGGCCTGTCGCTCTACAGCCTGTTCCTGCGTTTCGACCTGGTCGGCTCCGTCTTCGGCCTTGCCGCGGCGCATGCGATCGGCGGCCTTCCCCTCGTCGTGGTGATCCTGTCCGCATCGCTTCAAGGCGTCGATACCAGGCTCGAACAGGCCGCTGCCGTCCATGGCGCATCGTCCCTGACGGTGTTCCGCCTGGTGACGCTGCCGGCCATCATGCCGGGCCTGGCTGCCGCGACATTCTTCGCCTTCCTGCACTCGTTCGACGAACTGGTGCTGACGCTGTTCCTGTCCAGCGCGGAGCTGAAGACGCTCCCCCTCATGCTGTGGGGTGACGTCAATTATCGGCTCAATCCGGTGCTGGCCGTGGTCTCGACGCTGGAGGTGCTGCTGGTGATCGCAGGGCTGGCCCTTGCACGACCGGTTCTCGCCACGTCGCGGAAGGCAACGTGA
- a CDS encoding CoA transferase — protein sequence MAEVLPRELLICTIARLLDGVRHVAVGASSPIPAAGAMLLRAMKEAGGAVGPRISILGSVEQNFFTNGSAELFDCAGQGRIDAFFLGGGQIDGFGNVNLVGTGDYPRSNVRWPGSFGSAYLYFVVPRVILFREEHTPRVFVEHVDFISAPGVSPEGVFRSGGPVALLTGKGLFRFDKTRPGFDLESVHPGHGLAEIKQATGFRFAHDAEPRQTPLPDRSTLGLLRGRVFDELAETYPEFAAQMRRELGAVDA from the coding sequence ATGGCCGAAGTTCTCCCTCGCGAATTGCTGATTTGCACGATCGCGCGGCTGCTGGACGGGGTCAGGCATGTCGCCGTAGGCGCCTCCTCTCCGATTCCTGCCGCCGGCGCGATGCTGCTGCGAGCCATGAAGGAGGCGGGCGGCGCCGTCGGTCCACGCATCTCCATCCTCGGTTCTGTCGAGCAAAATTTCTTCACCAACGGTTCGGCCGAGCTGTTCGATTGTGCGGGTCAAGGCCGGATCGATGCGTTCTTCCTCGGCGGGGGCCAGATCGACGGCTTCGGCAACGTGAACCTCGTCGGCACCGGCGATTATCCGCGCTCCAACGTGCGCTGGCCCGGCTCGTTCGGGTCGGCCTATCTCTACTTCGTCGTGCCGCGGGTCATCCTCTTTCGCGAGGAGCATACGCCGCGCGTCTTCGTCGAGCATGTGGACTTCATCAGTGCCCCCGGCGTCAGCCCCGAGGGAGTGTTTCGGAGCGGCGGTCCCGTTGCCCTCCTGACCGGCAAGGGTCTGTTTCGGTTCGACAAGACCCGGCCTGGGTTCGACCTGGAGAGCGTCCATCCCGGGCACGGTCTCGCCGAGATCAAGCAGGCGACCGGCTTTCGCTTCGCCCATGATGCCGAGCCGCGGCAGACCCCGCTGCCCGATCGATCGACGCTCGGCCTGCTCCGCGGCCGCGTGTTCGACGAACTCGCCGAGACCTATCCCGAATTCGCCGCGCAGATGCGGCGCGAGCTTGGAGCGGTCGACGCATGA
- a CDS encoding ABC transporter ATP-binding protein, whose product MASISIRNLTKRYGNFTVIPDLNLEIADHEFVVFVGPSGCGKSTLLRIIAGLEPISSGELYIGDKRVNGVQAAQRDIAMVFQDYALYPHMKVYDNMSFALELRGVPKAEIDARVRRAAALLHIEPYLDRKPKELSGGQRQRVAMGRAIVRNPKAFLFDEPLSNLDAKLRGQVRAEIKALSQELKTTMVFVTHDQIEAMTMADRIVVLQSGTIQQYDTPETVYERPANQFVAGFIGSPAMNFFPVEWRQDRAILSQGGTVVPLDGETAARLSNAGSAVLGIRPEHFTVAPESADGVAITVKLVEPLGSDTLIHFDLAGGSAIARVDPALRPKVGDRINLRPQQGKTHLFDATNGQVLR is encoded by the coding sequence ATGGCCTCGATCTCGATCCGCAACCTCACCAAACGCTACGGCAACTTCACCGTGATCCCCGATCTCAATCTGGAGATCGCGGACCACGAATTCGTCGTCTTCGTCGGCCCGTCCGGCTGCGGCAAGTCGACCTTGCTGCGGATCATCGCCGGGCTCGAGCCGATCTCGTCGGGAGAGCTCTATATCGGCGACAAGCGCGTCAACGGCGTGCAGGCCGCGCAACGCGACATCGCCATGGTGTTCCAGGATTACGCGCTCTATCCGCACATGAAGGTCTACGACAACATGTCGTTTGCGCTGGAGCTGCGGGGCGTGCCGAAGGCCGAGATCGACGCCCGGGTGAGGCGCGCCGCCGCGCTGCTGCACATCGAGCCCTATCTCGACCGCAAGCCGAAGGAACTATCTGGCGGGCAGCGCCAGCGCGTCGCCATGGGCCGCGCCATCGTGCGCAACCCCAAGGCGTTCCTGTTCGACGAGCCGCTGTCCAATCTCGACGCCAAGCTGCGCGGACAGGTGCGGGCCGAGATCAAGGCGCTGTCGCAGGAGCTCAAGACCACCATGGTCTTCGTCACCCACGATCAGATCGAGGCCATGACCATGGCCGACCGGATCGTGGTGCTCCAGAGCGGCACGATCCAGCAATACGACACGCCGGAGACGGTCTACGAGCGCCCGGCCAACCAGTTCGTCGCCGGCTTCATCGGCTCGCCCGCAATGAACTTCTTCCCGGTCGAGTGGCGGCAGGACCGTGCGATTCTCTCGCAAGGCGGGACGGTGGTGCCGCTGGACGGCGAGACCGCAGCCCGCCTGAGCAATGCCGGCAGCGCCGTGCTCGGCATTCGTCCCGAACATTTCACGGTGGCTCCAGAGTCCGCCGATGGCGTCGCGATCACCGTCAAGCTGGTCGAGCCGCTCGGCTCGGATACGCTGATCCACTTCGATCTCGCCGGCGGTTCGGCGATTGCGCGGGTCGATCCGGCGCTGCGGCCGAAAGTCGGCGATCGCATCAACCTGCGCCCGCAGCAGGGCAAGACGCATCTATTCGATGCGACCAATGGTCAGGTCCTGCGGTGA
- a CDS encoding sugar kinase: MSASVDIGDLSALADVASKARPVHIICLGLSALDQVWRVDRPFAGGSEKIKALAYGTLGGGMAANASVAVARLGASVAFWGRAGNDAAGHEMKSAFAAEGVDVENFRLFPDGRSSVSGIIVDSSGERQIVNFRGLYPESADWLPIEIVARASSVLADPRWVEGAATLFREARSRGIPTVLDGDMAEPDVFERLLPLTDHAIFSEPALTAFARSAQDESLAALARFGCRVLAVTRGEGGVSWYGNGQLHRQAAYAVDVVDTTGAGDVFHGAYALAIGAGLEVRAAMTFSAATAAMKCRHAGGRNGIPDINECLAFMRTKP, from the coding sequence GTGAGCGCATCGGTCGACATCGGCGATCTCTCGGCGCTGGCGGACGTCGCGTCCAAGGCAAGGCCCGTGCACATCATCTGTCTCGGCCTGTCCGCGCTCGACCAGGTCTGGCGCGTTGACCGGCCGTTCGCGGGTGGAAGCGAGAAGATCAAGGCACTCGCGTACGGCACACTCGGCGGCGGCATGGCGGCCAACGCATCGGTTGCGGTGGCACGGCTCGGCGCGTCCGTCGCGTTCTGGGGGCGGGCAGGGAACGATGCCGCCGGCCACGAGATGAAATCGGCGTTTGCCGCCGAGGGCGTCGATGTCGAGAACTTCCGGTTGTTTCCCGACGGCCGCTCCTCCGTCTCCGGGATCATCGTCGACAGCTCCGGTGAGCGGCAGATCGTGAATTTCCGCGGCCTCTATCCCGAGTCCGCCGACTGGCTTCCAATCGAAATCGTTGCGCGCGCATCATCCGTGCTGGCTGATCCTCGATGGGTCGAGGGCGCAGCGACGCTGTTCAGGGAAGCGCGCTCGCGCGGCATTCCGACGGTGCTTGATGGTGACATGGCCGAGCCTGATGTCTTCGAGCGGTTGCTGCCGCTGACCGACCACGCCATCTTCTCCGAGCCCGCGCTCACAGCCTTTGCCCGCTCGGCCCAGGATGAGAGCCTTGCTGCGCTTGCGCGCTTCGGTTGCCGTGTCCTTGCCGTCACCCGCGGCGAGGGCGGCGTGAGCTGGTACGGGAACGGCCAGTTGCACCGGCAGGCCGCCTATGCCGTCGACGTCGTGGACACCACGGGCGCGGGCGACGTCTTCCATGGCGCCTACGCGCTGGCGATCGGCGCAGGCCTCGAGGTGCGAGCCGCCATGACGTTTTCGGCGGCGACAGCCGCGATGAAATGCCGCCACGCCGGCGGCCGCAACGGAATCCCCGATATCAACGAGTGTCTTGCATTCATGAGGACGAAACCATGA
- a CDS encoding ABC transporter ATP-binding protein, whose amino-acid sequence MGEPTALRAMRSGDANVGTSPTGRLRDRGAIGSSIAVRDAVKTYGSFHAVDRISIDIEPGEFITLLGPSGSGKTTLLNLVAGFQSLDSGEILVDGKPIHNVPTHKRGFGMVFQSYALFPNMTVSQNVAFPLRMAGVDRATAERRVAETLEIMRLTEHAAKSPSQMSGGQQQRVAIARAIVRRPKVVLMDEPLSALDRRLREQIQIEIRDLHRTIGSTILFVTHDQGEALTMSDRIAVLNAGKIVQIGRPLDIYRHPIDRFVASFVGESNLIEAEIMQKRGTTLTMKNRAGYVFNAESRDTIDVGRATVLVRPERIAVSNEPTANSTPVSVTSAIFLGEILRIEAQMEGGDPLLIRCTDMADRPLPNVGDRLHVSWGAADCWVLA is encoded by the coding sequence ATGGGTGAGCCCACGGCTCTGCGCGCAATGCGCTCCGGCGATGCGAACGTTGGAACGTCGCCGACCGGCCGCCTCCGTGACCGCGGCGCCATCGGATCGAGCATCGCCGTCCGCGACGCAGTGAAGACCTACGGCAGCTTCCACGCGGTCGACCGCATCAGCATCGACATCGAGCCGGGCGAATTCATCACGCTGCTTGGCCCTTCCGGCAGCGGAAAGACGACGCTGCTGAACCTCGTGGCGGGCTTCCAGAGCCTCGACAGCGGCGAAATCCTCGTCGACGGCAAGCCTATCCACAACGTGCCGACGCACAAGCGCGGCTTCGGCATGGTGTTCCAGAGCTACGCGCTGTTTCCGAACATGACTGTCAGCCAGAACGTCGCGTTTCCACTTCGCATGGCGGGAGTCGACCGGGCGACCGCGGAGCGCCGCGTCGCCGAAACGCTGGAGATCATGCGGCTGACGGAGCATGCGGCGAAGTCTCCTTCGCAGATGTCGGGCGGGCAGCAGCAGCGCGTCGCGATCGCCCGCGCGATCGTCAGGAGGCCCAAGGTCGTGCTGATGGATGAACCCCTCAGCGCCCTTGACCGGCGTTTGCGCGAGCAGATCCAGATCGAGATCCGCGACCTTCACCGGACCATCGGCAGCACGATCCTGTTCGTCACCCATGACCAGGGCGAAGCCCTGACGATGAGCGACCGCATCGCGGTGCTCAACGCCGGCAAGATCGTTCAAATCGGCCGCCCGCTGGACATCTATCGGCACCCGATCGATCGGTTCGTCGCCTCGTTCGTCGGCGAGAGCAATCTGATCGAGGCGGAAATTATGCAGAAGCGCGGCACGACACTGACGATGAAGAACCGTGCAGGATACGTGTTCAATGCCGAAAGCCGGGACACGATCGACGTCGGACGTGCAACGGTGCTCGTGCGTCCGGAACGTATCGCCGTGTCGAACGAGCCGACCGCGAACTCCACGCCCGTCAGCGTCACGTCTGCGATCTTCCTCGGCGAGATCCTGCGGATCGAGGCGCAAATGGAGGGTGGAGATCCGCTCCTAATCCGGTGCACCGACATGGCCGACCGGCCATTGCCGAACGTCGGGGACCGTCTGCACGTGAGCTGGGGCGCCGCGGACTGCTGGGTGCTTGCATGA
- a CDS encoding IclR family transcriptional regulator gives MDKAFTKGLRLLEALALSEQPRGVTDLASELKLTKSNVHRLLMTLQSQGYVRQIPPHSTYELTTKIWALGSHVIHRMDLINVARPAMTKLAEITGETIHLSVLEDTDVVYVDKIESAHHIRAHTSVGMRAPAFTMATGKAMLAHMPDDYLERFRPHLRRYTETTRTTMEELREDIELARAQGYSSVLHGEWREGIAACACAILGRSGELVGAIGMSGPDSRIKRKQIKEYSVHVMEAARTIGAALGYSNRLAYTTARGDSPPPHQSRRAP, from the coding sequence ATGGATAAGGCTTTTACCAAGGGGCTGCGTCTCCTGGAAGCACTTGCGCTGAGCGAGCAGCCCCGCGGGGTCACGGACCTCGCGAGCGAGCTGAAGCTCACCAAGAGCAACGTGCATCGGCTGCTGATGACGTTGCAGTCCCAGGGCTATGTGCGCCAGATCCCTCCGCACAGCACCTACGAGCTCACGACCAAGATCTGGGCGCTCGGCAGCCACGTCATCCACCGGATGGATCTCATCAACGTCGCGCGACCGGCAATGACGAAGCTTGCCGAGATCACCGGCGAAACCATCCATCTGTCCGTGCTCGAGGACACCGACGTCGTCTACGTCGACAAGATCGAAAGCGCTCACCACATCCGCGCCCATACGAGCGTGGGGATGCGCGCGCCCGCCTTCACCATGGCGACAGGCAAGGCGATGCTCGCGCATATGCCTGATGACTATCTGGAACGATTCCGCCCGCATCTCAGGCGTTACACCGAAACGACGCGAACGACGATGGAGGAGCTGAGGGAGGACATCGAGCTGGCGCGCGCGCAGGGCTATTCCTCCGTGCTGCACGGCGAGTGGCGCGAGGGCATCGCGGCCTGCGCTTGCGCGATCCTCGGCCGTTCCGGCGAACTCGTCGGAGCGATCGGCATGTCGGGCCCCGACAGCCGCATCAAGCGCAAGCAGATCAAGGAATATTCGGTCCACGTCATGGAGGCAGCCAGAACCATCGGGGCTGCGCTCGGCTATTCCAATAGGTTGGCATACACCACAGCAAGAGGCGATTCTCCGCCTCCACATCAATCGCGACGCGCACCTTGA
- a CDS encoding CoA transferase subunit A, with protein MVLSEPRAMAKHIEPGMRVALPVDYAGVSMAMTRPIIEHGAGNLDLVCVPTGGLQVDQLVGAGLVRTVETSAVSLGEAGGAPRFNAAVKEGAVRLKDATCPAIHAGLMAAQKGSPFMPLRGLIGTDLLRHRDDWRVIDNPLADGGDPIVLIPAIKPDVTIFHVPMADRFGNVWVGRRRELAAMAYASQIVLVTVERIVEQNLLADEMSAAGVLPAIYVTAIARAPKGAWPYGLWGEYPTDSAELARYAKAARTADGFSAYMAQAQMEPA; from the coding sequence ATGGTGTTGAGCGAGCCTCGCGCAATGGCGAAGCACATCGAGCCGGGGATGCGCGTAGCGCTCCCGGTCGACTACGCCGGTGTCTCCATGGCGATGACGCGGCCCATCATCGAGCATGGTGCGGGCAATCTCGATCTCGTCTGCGTGCCAACCGGCGGATTGCAGGTCGACCAGCTCGTCGGCGCGGGTCTGGTCCGGACGGTGGAGACCAGCGCCGTCTCGCTGGGCGAGGCGGGTGGAGCGCCCCGGTTCAATGCGGCTGTCAAGGAAGGCGCGGTTCGACTGAAGGACGCGACGTGCCCTGCCATCCATGCCGGCCTGATGGCGGCGCAGAAGGGCAGTCCGTTCATGCCGCTGCGGGGGCTGATCGGAACGGATCTGCTCCGCCATCGCGACGATTGGCGCGTGATTGATAATCCGCTGGCGGATGGAGGCGATCCGATCGTGCTGATCCCGGCCATCAAGCCGGACGTCACGATCTTCCACGTGCCCATGGCTGATCGCTTCGGCAATGTCTGGGTCGGCCGTCGACGCGAGCTTGCCGCCATGGCTTACGCTTCGCAGATTGTTCTCGTCACGGTGGAGCGAATCGTCGAGCAGAATCTGCTCGCCGATGAGATGAGCGCTGCCGGCGTGCTGCCGGCAATCTACGTTACGGCCATCGCGCGCGCGCCGAAGGGCGCGTGGCCCTACGGGCTGTGGGGCGAGTATCCCACCGACAGCGCGGAGCTCGCACGTTACGCGAAGGCCGCGCGAACGGCCGACGGCTTCTCCGCCTATATGGCGCAGGCGCAGATGGAGCCCGCGTGA
- a CDS encoding tagatose 1,6-diphosphate aldolase, with the protein MRTIGKNRGLARLADADGHFRMVALDQRPPLFDAIAKAKGIAREQVEYSDVTAAKRLLVENLAPHCSSMLFDPNFAVPAAIDLLPPRCGLIMTLEEHRVEETAGGRKSRAITNWSVEKIRAMGGDAVKVLAWYRPDADAAVNAHQKKFVREIGEDCARHDIPYVLELLVYPFLGSANHTADYVESPGKLPGLVIDSVREFAKPEYGVDLLKLESPLAAGSLPARDGSAEAKVAQKEFDAIGDICRGRNIPWVLLSGGAAPEKFERVLDYSYAAGANGFLAGRTIWLDAVLKNFPDRAAVSASLRKDGLGVLERLNELTTAKGTPWKARFPAFTDIKQEGDFARAY; encoded by the coding sequence ATGAGAACGATTGGAAAGAACCGCGGCCTGGCACGGCTTGCCGACGCGGATGGCCACTTTCGCATGGTCGCGCTGGATCAGCGGCCGCCACTGTTCGATGCCATCGCCAAGGCAAAAGGCATTGCGCGGGAGCAGGTCGAGTATTCCGACGTCACAGCGGCCAAGCGCCTTCTGGTGGAGAACCTCGCGCCGCATTGCAGCTCCATGCTGTTCGACCCGAATTTCGCGGTGCCCGCCGCGATCGATCTGCTGCCGCCGCGCTGCGGCCTAATCATGACGCTGGAGGAGCACCGGGTCGAGGAGACCGCGGGCGGCCGCAAGTCGCGCGCGATCACCAACTGGAGCGTGGAGAAGATCCGCGCCATGGGCGGCGACGCCGTCAAGGTGTTGGCCTGGTACCGGCCGGACGCCGATGCCGCGGTGAACGCGCATCAGAAGAAGTTCGTGCGCGAGATCGGCGAGGATTGCGCCCGCCACGACATCCCCTACGTGCTGGAGCTGCTGGTCTATCCGTTCCTCGGCAGCGCCAATCACACCGCCGATTACGTGGAATCGCCGGGCAAGCTGCCCGGCCTCGTCATCGACAGCGTGCGCGAATTCGCCAAGCCGGAGTACGGCGTCGATCTCCTCAAGCTGGAGAGCCCGCTCGCGGCGGGCAGCCTGCCCGCCCGCGACGGCAGCGCGGAGGCCAAGGTCGCGCAGAAGGAGTTCGATGCGATCGGCGACATCTGTCGCGGCCGCAACATTCCTTGGGTGCTGCTGTCAGGGGGCGCCGCGCCTGAAAAGTTCGAGCGGGTGCTCGACTATTCCTATGCCGCGGGCGCGAACGGCTTCCTGGCGGGCCGCACCATCTGGCTCGACGCCGTCCTGAAGAATTTCCCGGACCGTGCGGCGGTCTCGGCCAGCCTGCGCAAGGATGGCCTCGGCGTGCTTGAACGTCTCAACGAGCTGACCACGGCCAAGGGCACGCCGTGGAAGGCGCGCTTTCCGGCCTTCACCGACATCAAGCAGGAGGGTGACTTCGCACGCGCCTACTGA
- a CDS encoding extracellular solute-binding protein, with translation MLGMKRLRLSASVLASTLFVAMGTGLAQAQSNVVIMQDPGGGYGDALRKVMYDPFEKETGIKVVTVQEARSGPRIKAQAEAGKAQWDLTFIFDQETKLLGDCCLADIDYSKLSDAAKQTLAAMPDNLKRKKGVALQVIGVGLVYNKDKYKGENVPTSWADFWDVKKFPGRRCMPAWPRFVFEAALMADGVEKSKLYPIDMERALKKIKEIKPHIAKWWTTSAQPPQLLLDGEADMCMAYTGSMSKLALEGAPIELTFNQGFIYYDFFSIPKGAPNYDNALKLLSWRLEPKRAAQLTSTFPVALPSQVVFEAATDKKLARYWANNPDNVSKAIEWSPDYWGAASPAGKSTNEEYGQEKLNALLAQ, from the coding sequence ATGCTGGGAATGAAACGCTTGCGACTATCGGCTTCCGTGCTGGCCTCGACCCTGTTCGTCGCGATGGGGACGGGTCTGGCTCAAGCGCAGAGCAACGTCGTGATCATGCAGGACCCGGGCGGCGGTTATGGCGATGCATTGCGCAAGGTCATGTACGACCCCTTCGAGAAAGAGACCGGCATCAAGGTGGTCACGGTCCAGGAGGCCCGCAGCGGCCCGCGCATCAAGGCCCAGGCCGAAGCCGGCAAGGCGCAATGGGACCTGACCTTCATCTTCGACCAGGAGACCAAGCTGCTCGGCGATTGCTGCCTGGCTGACATCGACTATTCCAAGCTGTCCGACGCGGCGAAGCAGACGCTGGCGGCAATGCCGGACAATCTGAAGCGCAAGAAGGGCGTGGCACTGCAGGTGATCGGCGTCGGCCTTGTCTACAACAAGGATAAGTACAAGGGCGAGAACGTCCCGACCAGCTGGGCCGACTTCTGGGATGTGAAGAAGTTTCCCGGCCGCCGCTGCATGCCCGCCTGGCCGCGTTTCGTGTTCGAAGCGGCGCTGATGGCTGACGGCGTGGAGAAGAGCAAGCTCTACCCGATCGACATGGAGCGGGCGCTGAAGAAGATCAAGGAGATCAAGCCGCACATCGCCAAATGGTGGACGACGTCCGCACAGCCGCCGCAGCTCCTGCTCGATGGCGAGGCCGACATGTGCATGGCCTACACCGGCTCGATGAGCAAGCTCGCCCTGGAGGGCGCCCCGATCGAGCTGACCTTCAATCAAGGCTTCATCTACTACGACTTCTTCTCGATCCCCAAGGGAGCGCCCAACTACGATAACGCGCTGAAGCTGCTGTCCTGGCGGCTCGAGCCCAAGCGCGCGGCGCAGCTCACCTCGACCTTCCCCGTCGCCCTTCCCTCCCAGGTCGTGTTCGAGGCCGCGACCGACAAGAAGCTCGCGCGCTACTGGGCCAACAACCCGGACAACGTCTCCAAGGCGATCGAATGGAGCCCGGATTATTGGGGCGCGGCTTCGCCGGCCGGAAAATCGACCAATGAAGAGTACGGGCAGGAGAAGCTGAACGCCTTGCTGGCGCAATAG